In the genome of Rhodoferax fermentans, one region contains:
- a CDS encoding AMP nucleosidase, producing the protein MPYLPEFIAPLRFTDPAAALAQAQLIYDNSIGHLRQAMQRYVAGEEMPGHVRACYPFVRVQTETMARQGSGAAKRLSYGFVSGAGRFETTLSRPDLYAKYYLEQFTLLLDNHQVELEVGTSTQPIPVHFSFADNEHVEGTLSAERRARMRDVFDLPDLAAMDDGIANGTYEPNRGEPQPLSLFTAPRVDYSLQRLRHYTGTAPEHFQNFVLFTNYQFYIDEFIALGHAAMGDAASEYVAFVEPGNVVTRRIAADGVAPQSTGTPPPRLPQMPAYHLVRADGSGISMVNIGVGPANAKTITDHIAVLRPHAWIMLGHCAGLRTTQQLGDYVLAHGYVREDHVLDEELPLWVPIPALAEIQVALESAVSEVTRLKGAALKSIMRTGTVASTDNRNWELLPDNGPQRRFSQSRAVALDMESATIAANGFRFRVPYGTLLCVSDKPLHGEIKLPGMANHFYRERVDQHLRIGMRALELLREQGVDQLHSRKLRSFAEVAFQ; encoded by the coding sequence ATGCCTTACCTGCCAGAATTTATTGCCCCTTTGCGATTTACCGACCCAGCCGCCGCGCTGGCCCAGGCGCAGCTGATTTACGACAACAGCATCGGACATTTGCGCCAGGCCATGCAGCGTTATGTGGCGGGTGAGGAGATGCCCGGCCATGTACGTGCCTGTTACCCCTTTGTGCGTGTTCAGACCGAGACCATGGCACGCCAGGGCTCGGGTGCGGCGAAGCGGCTGAGCTACGGTTTTGTGTCTGGGGCCGGTCGTTTTGAGACCACGCTGAGCCGCCCTGATCTGTACGCCAAGTACTACCTGGAACAGTTCACCCTGTTGCTCGACAACCACCAGGTGGAACTCGAGGTGGGCACCAGCACCCAGCCGATTCCGGTGCACTTCTCGTTTGCCGACAACGAACATGTGGAAGGCACGTTGAGTGCCGAGCGCCGTGCCCGCATGCGTGATGTGTTTGACCTGCCCGATCTGGCGGCCATGGACGATGGCATCGCCAACGGCACTTATGAGCCCAACCGTGGTGAGCCGCAACCGCTGTCCCTGTTCACCGCGCCACGGGTCGACTACTCGCTGCAGCGCCTGCGTCACTACACCGGTACCGCGCCCGAGCATTTCCAGAACTTTGTGTTGTTCACCAACTACCAGTTCTATATTGATGAATTCATTGCCCTAGGCCACGCTGCTATGGGGGATGCAGCTAGCGAATATGTAGCGTTTGTCGAACCCGGCAATGTCGTGACCCGCCGAATTGCGGCGGATGGCGTCGCGCCACAGAGCACAGGCACACCGCCGCCACGCTTGCCGCAAATGCCCGCTTACCACCTGGTGCGCGCCGACGGCAGCGGCATCAGCATGGTCAATATCGGAGTGGGCCCGGCCAATGCCAAAACCATCACCGACCACATCGCGGTGTTGCGCCCGCATGCCTGGATCATGCTCGGCCACTGCGCTGGCCTGCGCACCACTCAGCAACTCGGTGACTACGTGCTGGCGCATGGGTATGTGCGTGAGGACCATGTGCTTGACGAAGAACTGCCGCTGTGGGTGCCAATTCCGGCGCTGGCCGAAATCCAGGTGGCGCTGGAATCTGCGGTGTCCGAAGTGACCCGGCTGAAAGGCGCGGCGCTCAAAAGCATCATGCGCACCGGCACCGTGGCCTCGACCGACAACCGCAACTGGGAACTGCTGCCTGACAACGGCCCGCAGCGCCGCTTCAGCCAGAGCCGCGCGGTGGCGCTGGACATGGAGAGCGCCACCATTGCCGCCAATGGTTTCCGCTTTAGGGTGCCTTACGGCACGCTCTTGTGTGTGAGCGACAAACCGCTGCATGGCGAAATCAAACTGCCCGGCATGGCCAACCACTTCTACCGCGAGCGTGTCGACCAACATTTACGCATTGGCATGCGCGCGCTAGAGCTGTTGCGCGAACAGGGTGTGGACCAGCTTCACAGCCGCAAGCTGCGCAGTTTTGCCGAGGTGGCTTTCCAGTAA
- a CDS encoding heavy metal translocating P-type ATPase gives MNPSAASPFVALRPVHRLADRVRFRFDLAQGTLLEPPGITRAVENLPGVRTVRLAWRARSLTITFAPDETDVERLTAALRDLHLPPHLPQTPAHPVHGKAWMPVAASAALLLSTKQLSPPLQRATTLTAALPLYGEALGDVFKEGINSHVLEALAVAISTASQDYVAANTTVFMLALGEYLENSIARRSNDLLKNLLRPDTGWVWVEQDGVERQIEASEVTVGATVIVGAGAAIPVDGTVLGGEAMVNEASMTGEAVPVSRRRGDVVLSGTVVEEGRLRIYAEHVGRKTAAARIADYVEQSLQAKSQTQLGAARLADKLVPGVLGLAGVTWWLTGDWRRAAAVLQADYACALKLATPVAFKSAMFRAGQSGILIKGADVLERLAEVDTFVFDKTGTLTTGHLAVTDSIAFDPQYSAEDLIDLAASVEEHYFHPLALAVVQAARQNQGRHFDHKEVEFIAAHGVATVIEGQRVVVGSRHFVEDDEGVRINTRQRQRIERLFAQGKTLLYIGFGGRLLGVIALKDQLREASAATVARLRSLGVKRIVMLTGDHPDRAAEIAAQIGLDEFHAQLLPEDKAALVAQMKADGAKLAFVGDGINDAPALAGAHVGFAMAQGADIARLSSDIALLEDDIARVADAKQLANATLRLIGRNFKLTVGLNSAILAAAAAGKLTPVAASVAHNGSTIGILLNALRGGQAALPRRRAQLSPR, from the coding sequence ATGAACCCGTCAGCCGCCTCCCCCTTTGTGGCCCTGAGGCCGGTCCATCGGCTGGCGGATCGGGTGCGTTTTCGTTTTGACCTGGCGCAGGGAACGTTGTTGGAACCACCGGGCATCACCCGTGCTGTGGAAAACCTGCCAGGTGTGCGCACGGTGCGGCTGGCGTGGCGAGCGCGTTCTTTGACGATCACGTTTGCCCCCGACGAGACCGATGTAGAGCGGCTCACAGCCGCCTTGCGCGACCTGCACCTGCCGCCCCATCTGCCGCAGACCCCGGCGCACCCGGTGCATGGCAAGGCGTGGATGCCGGTGGCCGCCAGTGCCGCCTTGTTGCTGAGCACCAAGCAGCTGTCACCACCGTTGCAACGTGCGACCACACTGACCGCCGCCTTGCCGCTGTATGGCGAGGCGCTGGGTGATGTGTTCAAGGAGGGCATCAACTCGCATGTGCTGGAGGCCTTGGCGGTGGCGATCTCCACTGCCAGCCAGGACTACGTGGCCGCCAACACCACGGTCTTCATGCTGGCCTTGGGCGAGTACCTGGAGAACTCGATTGCCCGGCGCTCCAACGACCTGCTCAAGAACTTGCTGCGTCCGGACACCGGCTGGGTCTGGGTCGAGCAGGACGGGGTGGAGCGTCAGATCGAGGCCTCCGAGGTGACGGTGGGTGCCACGGTGATTGTGGGGGCTGGTGCGGCTATTCCCGTGGATGGCACCGTGCTGGGCGGTGAGGCCATGGTCAATGAGGCTTCGATGACCGGTGAGGCGGTACCTGTGTCACGCCGCCGGGGTGATGTGGTGTTGTCAGGCACCGTGGTTGAGGAAGGGCGGTTGCGCATTTATGCCGAACATGTCGGGCGCAAGACGGCGGCCGCACGCATTGCCGACTATGTCGAGCAGTCCTTGCAAGCCAAAAGCCAAACGCAACTCGGTGCGGCCCGGCTGGCCGACAAGCTGGTGCCGGGCGTGCTGGGCCTGGCCGGTGTGACCTGGTGGCTGACCGGTGACTGGCGCCGTGCCGCCGCCGTGCTGCAGGCCGACTATGCCTGTGCCCTCAAGCTGGCGACCCCGGTGGCCTTCAAGTCGGCGATGTTCCGTGCAGGCCAAAGCGGCATTTTGATCAAGGGTGCTGACGTGCTGGAGCGGCTGGCCGAGGTGGACACCTTTGTGTTTGACAAGACCGGCACCCTCACCACCGGCCATCTGGCGGTGACCGATTCGATCGCTTTTGACCCGCAGTACAGCGCCGAGGACCTGATTGACTTGGCCGCCTCGGTGGAGGAGCATTACTTCCACCCGCTGGCGCTGGCGGTGGTCCAGGCGGCGCGCCAGAACCAGGGCCGCCACTTTGACCACAAAGAAGTGGAATTCATTGCTGCCCACGGCGTGGCCACGGTGATTGAGGGTCAACGGGTAGTGGTGGGCTCGCGCCATTTTGTTGAGGACGACGAGGGTGTGCGCATCAACACCCGCCAGCGCCAACGCATTGAGCGCTTGTTTGCCCAGGGCAAGACCCTGCTCTATATTGGTTTTGGTGGCCGCTTGCTTGGGGTGATTGCCCTCAAGGACCAGTTGCGCGAGGCCAGTGCGGCCACCGTGGCGCGCTTGCGCAGCCTGGGTGTCAAACGTATCGTCATGCTCACAGGCGACCACCCCGATCGCGCCGCCGAGATTGCGGCACAGATCGGCCTGGATGAGTTTCATGCCCAGTTGTTGCCTGAGGACAAGGCGGCACTGGTGGCGCAGATGAAGGCCGACGGTGCCAAACTGGCCTTTGTTGGCGACGGCATCAACGATGCACCGGCGCTGGCGGGCGCGCATGTGGGTTTTGCCATGGCGCAAGGCGCCGACATCGCCCGCCTGAGCTCGGACATCGCCTTGCTGGAGGACGACATCGCGCGGGTAGCCGACGCCAAGCAACTGGCCAACGCCACCCTGCGCCTGATCGGGCGCAATTTCAAGCTCACGGTGGGCCTCAATTCCGCCATCCTGGCCGCCGCGGCAGCGGGCAAGCTCACGCCGGTGGCGGCGTCGGTGGCGCACAACGGCAGCACCATTGGCATCCTGCTCAACGCCCTGCGTGGGGGACAGGCTGCGCTGCCCAGACGGCGGGCACAGTTGTCCCCGCGCTGA
- the gshA gene encoding glutamate--cysteine ligase — MLKFTCCNQVRQFSEPAQAHLLRGIQRGYERECLRVDRVGQLARTPHPAALGAKLTHPWITTDYAEALLEFITPPSTDPAYPLAFLKDIHRFSAQQLGGEFLWAGSMPCKIGEDADIAIANYGPSNAARFKEVYREGLGLRYGRAMQTIAGAHYNWSLPEAFWPVLQDCCQSKEPLQDFISRRYFGLIRNFLRFGWLIPYLFGASPALCKSFLQGHPSDLTELSPGTLYGPYATSLRMSDLGYQNHAQDKLAIGFNSLTEYTQGLEAAIRTHDPYYAEMGVRDGERWKQLSDCVLQLEAEFYAPMRPKRIGAKGERPALALQTYGVQYVEMRLFDLNPFVDIGVTPEQSLFADALLLMCLFRDSPPITSREQGENDENKHRVVTRGRQPGLHLLVHNREQPLQTLAHELFDEMLPFAAMLDTTYGGQQYTVALQRLRQRIDQPELTPSAQVVEATRQHGSYFNFAVEMSRTHTQNLQSTPLPKEVEARFRASVQTSLVEQAAMDALTEMPFEDFVAAYFAPTGS, encoded by the coding sequence ATGCTGAAATTCACCTGTTGCAACCAAGTCCGCCAGTTTTCCGAACCCGCCCAAGCCCATCTGTTGCGCGGCATCCAGCGTGGTTACGAGCGTGAGTGCCTGCGGGTGGATCGCGTCGGGCAACTGGCGCGCACGCCCCACCCGGCGGCGCTGGGCGCCAAGCTGACCCATCCCTGGATCACCACCGACTACGCCGAGGCGCTGCTCGAATTCATCACCCCACCCTCCACCGACCCGGCCTACCCGCTGGCTTTTCTCAAGGACATCCACCGCTTCAGCGCCCAGCAGCTCGGTGGTGAATTTTTGTGGGCCGGTTCCATGCCCTGCAAGATCGGTGAGGACGCCGATATCGCGATTGCCAACTACGGCCCCTCCAACGCGGCACGTTTTAAAGAGGTGTACCGCGAAGGCCTGGGCCTGCGTTATGGCCGCGCCATGCAGACCATTGCCGGCGCCCACTACAACTGGTCATTGCCCGAGGCCTTCTGGCCGGTATTACAGGACTGCTGCCAGTCCAAGGAACCGCTGCAGGACTTCATCAGCCGCCGCTACTTCGGTCTGATCCGCAACTTCCTGCGCTTTGGCTGGCTGATTCCCTACCTGTTTGGCGCCTCACCGGCACTGTGCAAGTCGTTTTTACAAGGCCACCCGAGTGACCTGACCGAGCTGAGCCCAGGCACCCTGTACGGCCCTTACGCCACCAGCCTGCGCATGAGTGACCTGGGTTACCAGAACCACGCCCAGGACAAACTCGCGATCGGCTTCAACTCCCTGACGGAGTACACCCAAGGGCTGGAGGCGGCCATCCGCACCCACGACCCCTACTACGCCGAGATGGGCGTGCGCGACGGCGAGCGTTGGAAGCAACTCAGCGACTGCGTGTTGCAGTTGGAAGCCGAGTTTTACGCACCGATGCGCCCCAAACGCATCGGCGCCAAAGGTGAGCGCCCGGCGCTGGCACTGCAGACCTACGGTGTGCAGTATGTGGAGATGCGGCTGTTTGACCTGAACCCGTTTGTGGACATCGGTGTCACCCCCGAGCAAAGCCTGTTTGCCGACGCGCTCCTGTTGATGTGCCTGTTCCGCGACAGCCCGCCGATCACCAGCCGCGAACAAGGTGAAAACGACGAAAACAAACACCGTGTGGTCACGCGTGGCCGCCAGCCGGGTCTGCATCTGCTGGTGCACAACCGCGAGCAGCCCTTGCAAACGCTGGCGCATGAACTGTTCGACGAGATGCTGCCCTTTGCAGCGATGCTGGACACCACCTACGGCGGCCAGCAGTACACCGTGGCCCTGCAACGCCTGCGTCAGCGTATTGACCAGCCGGAACTGACCCCCTCAGCCCAGGTGGTCGAGGCCACCCGGCAACACGGCAGTTATTTCAATTTTGCCGTCGAGATGTCCCGCACCCACACCCAAAACCTGCAGTCCACCCCGCTGCCCAAGGAGGTTGAGGCGCGCTTTCGTGCCAGTGTGCAGACCTCGCTGGTCGAGCAGGCAGCCATGGATGCCCTCACCGAAATGCCGTTCGAGGACTTTGTGGCAGCGTATTTCGCCCCAACAGGCTCCTAA
- a CDS encoding acetate uptake transporter has protein sequence MSEQILVSNNNTQQKMGNPAVAGLGGFGLATLVLQFHNLGWMGLGPVIWIGLIFGGLAQMVAGLQEMKTGNNFGYCAFTGYGAFWISLVLMLLGNQFDIYPASTTDIGWFMVGWTLFTAILWVGAMRISSALAIVFTLLLIGFVLLDLAHFGYPEMTVVAAYELMLTALSAWYVMAHIVFADVFGRDVLPVGKPWLGA, from the coding sequence ATGTCAGAGCAAATTTTGGTCAGCAACAACAACACACAACAAAAAATGGGTAATCCAGCCGTCGCTGGCCTGGGGGGGTTTGGTCTGGCCACCCTGGTGCTCCAGTTCCACAACCTGGGTTGGATGGGGCTGGGGCCGGTCATCTGGATCGGGCTGATTTTTGGCGGTCTGGCGCAGATGGTGGCGGGCCTGCAGGAGATGAAAACCGGCAACAACTTTGGTTACTGCGCCTTCACCGGTTACGGCGCCTTCTGGATCTCGCTGGTGCTGATGCTGCTGGGCAACCAGTTCGACATCTACCCGGCCAGCACCACCGACATCGGCTGGTTCATGGTCGGCTGGACTCTGTTCACTGCCATCCTGTGGGTGGGTGCCATGCGCATCAGCAGCGCCCTGGCCATCGTTTTCACCCTGTTGCTGATCGGCTTTGTGCTGCTGGATCTGGCGCACTTTGGCTACCCCGAAATGACCGTGGTGGCCGCTTATGAACTCATGCTGACCGCACTGAGCGCCTGGTACGTCATGGCGCACATTGTGTTTGCCGACGTGTTTGGCCGCGATGTGCTGCCGGTTGGCAAGCCCTGGTTGGGCGCCTAA
- a CDS encoding ABC transporter permease: protein MAIRAEGQKAPSIWRAPELSMRWWPVFLRNLLVWRKLAIPSLVGNIAEPLMWLLAFGYGMGALIGQVTVDGVQVPYILFLASGSICMSAMNAASFEALYSAFSRMHVQKTWDGIMNAPVNLDNIVLAEMLWAAFKSLFTVTAILGVMLALGISYSPKLVLAWLVLAGVGITFSCVALIFNALAKGYDFFTYYFTLFLTPMMFLSGIFFPLDQLPPLVRAVSHWLPLTNAVALVRPLFMDQWPIDWLRPLLVLVGFTVGGFWIALALTRKRFQG, encoded by the coding sequence ATGGCTATCAGGGCTGAGGGCCAAAAAGCCCCATCGATCTGGCGTGCGCCGGAACTCTCCATGCGCTGGTGGCCGGTGTTTCTGCGCAACCTGCTGGTGTGGCGCAAGCTGGCGATTCCGAGCCTGGTCGGCAACATTGCCGAGCCGCTGATGTGGCTGCTGGCCTTTGGTTACGGCATGGGTGCCTTGATTGGCCAGGTCACGGTCGACGGGGTGCAGGTGCCTTACATCCTGTTCCTCGCGAGCGGCTCAATCTGCATGAGCGCCATGAATGCGGCCAGTTTCGAGGCGCTCTACTCCGCGTTTTCAAGGATGCACGTGCAGAAAACCTGGGACGGGATCATGAACGCGCCGGTCAACCTGGACAACATTGTGCTGGCCGAGATGTTGTGGGCTGCCTTCAAATCGCTGTTCACCGTGACCGCGATCCTGGGGGTGATGCTGGCCTTGGGCATCAGCTACAGCCCGAAACTGGTGCTCGCCTGGCTGGTGCTGGCGGGGGTGGGCATCACCTTCAGTTGTGTGGCGCTGATCTTCAACGCGCTGGCCAAGGGGTATGACTTTTTCACCTACTACTTCACGCTGTTTTTGACGCCGATGATGTTCCTGAGCGGCATCTTTTTCCCGCTGGACCAGTTGCCGCCGCTGGTGCGCGCCGTGTCGCACTGGCTGCCGCTGACCAACGCGGTGGCGCTGGTGCGCCCGCTGTTCATGGACCAGTGGCCCATCGACTGGTTGCGCCCGCTGCTGGTGTTGGTGGGGTTTACCGTGGGCGGCTTCTGGATCGCGCTGGCGCTCACACGCAAGCGCTTTCAGGGTTAA
- a CDS encoding cation transporter has product MTAQQPTSLRSATPGTDPWSVVSLFAPYLRLAHQIPGRVRLKLDAAALDVPLLRGLGAQALQQALASVRGVQDFSFNLLARSCVITYDNATIPDAAWPDLLAQRPSVSAQTLLAILQESYEELRCGQH; this is encoded by the coding sequence ATGACGGCCCAACAACCCACTTCTCTTCGCAGCGCAACGCCCGGGACTGATCCCTGGTCGGTCGTGTCTCTGTTTGCGCCTTACCTGCGCCTGGCGCACCAGATCCCCGGGCGGGTGCGCCTCAAGTTGGATGCGGCGGCGCTGGACGTGCCGCTGCTGCGCGGCCTGGGTGCCCAGGCTTTGCAACAGGCGCTGGCGTCGGTGCGCGGGGTGCAGGATTTTTCGTTCAACCTGCTGGCACGTTCCTGTGTCATCACCTATGACAACGCCACCATTCCGGATGCGGCCTGGCCCGACTTGCTGGCGCAACGGCCATCGGTCTCAGCCCAGACGCTGTTGGCGATCCTGCAAGAAAGTTATGAGGAGTTGCGTTGTGGCCAACACTGA
- a CDS encoding ferritin-like domain-containing protein gives MANTDESILRSQRLQPAAPWPLLHQALRMALYDEYAARAYYAGVVQAFGQQAPFANILKSEAQHIATLVRLCQRYGVPRPLDPFPAETTISASWRVNLERGVSGELANIRLYDYLLTWVAEPDVRQVFLRVQAASRDKHLPAFQRALEKAVALENWHAQQGVAPSQAYVRHGPLSDALERGLALLASQHGAFGLIGTLVRTTHPAMLAGLVAGGAAVHLLRQSRAAPAAPSHSPTQED, from the coding sequence GTGGCCAACACTGACGAAAGCATTCTGCGCAGCCAGCGACTCCAGCCAGCAGCGCCCTGGCCGCTGCTGCACCAGGCCTTGCGCATGGCGCTGTATGACGAGTACGCCGCACGTGCGTATTACGCGGGTGTGGTTCAGGCCTTTGGCCAACAAGCCCCGTTTGCCAACATTCTGAAGTCTGAGGCCCAGCACATTGCGACGCTGGTGCGACTGTGCCAGCGTTACGGTGTGCCTCGCCCGCTGGACCCTTTTCCGGCAGAGACCACCATCTCTGCGTCCTGGCGAGTCAATTTGGAGCGTGGTGTCAGCGGTGAACTGGCCAATATCCGCTTGTATGACTACCTGTTGACCTGGGTGGCCGAGCCAGATGTGCGCCAGGTGTTTCTGCGTGTGCAGGCCGCTTCGCGCGACAAACACCTGCCTGCTTTTCAGCGGGCCCTTGAAAAAGCCGTGGCGCTGGAGAACTGGCATGCCCAACAAGGCGTGGCCCCGAGCCAGGCTTATGTGCGCCATGGCCCGCTGTCGGACGCGCTGGAGCGTGGTCTGGCTTTGCTGGCCAGCCAACACGGCGCTTTTGGCCTGATCGGCACCCTGGTCCGCACCACGCACCCGGCCATGCTGGCAGGTTTGGTGGCGGGTGGCGCGGCGGTGCATCTGCTGCGCCAGAGCCGAGCCGCCCCGGCCGCCCCATCCCATTCACCGACTCAGGAGGACTGA
- a CDS encoding ATP-binding cassette domain-containing protein, producing the protein MSEPIFSVQGLVKRYGEATVVNDMSFAIAPGECLGVIGPNGAGKTTTIRMCLGLTVPDAGSVNAFDLQMPRDALAIKAQLGVVSQMDTLDPDFSCAENLLVYGRYFGLKDKQIRERIPSLLEFASLTAKANAKPGELSGGMKRRLSLARALVNNPRLLLLDEPTTGLDPQARHLMWERLQLLLQQGKSILLTTHFMDEAERLCNRLLVVDHGKKIAEGAPRDLIRQHLEPDVVEVFGNGALALVDAPLKAYAARVEVSGETVFFYTADAKPLLAALAAHPQLRTLHRPANLEDLFLKLTGRQIREDA; encoded by the coding sequence ATGAGTGAACCCATCTTTTCAGTACAGGGCCTGGTCAAACGTTACGGCGAGGCCACCGTGGTCAACGACATGTCCTTTGCCATTGCGCCGGGTGAATGCCTGGGCGTGATCGGCCCCAATGGCGCGGGCAAAACCACCACCATCCGGATGTGCCTGGGCCTGACCGTGCCCGACGCGGGCAGTGTCAACGCGTTTGACCTGCAGATGCCGCGCGACGCGCTGGCCATCAAGGCCCAGCTCGGTGTGGTCAGCCAGATGGACACGCTGGACCCTGATTTCAGCTGTGCCGAGAACCTGCTGGTCTACGGCCGCTACTTTGGTTTGAAAGACAAACAGATTCGGGAGCGTATCCCCAGCCTGCTCGAATTTGCCAGCCTGACGGCCAAGGCCAACGCCAAACCCGGTGAGTTGTCGGGCGGCATGAAGCGCCGCCTTAGCCTGGCGCGCGCGCTGGTCAACAACCCGCGCCTGCTGCTGCTGGACGAGCCGACCACTGGGCTGGACCCGCAGGCGCGCCACCTGATGTGGGAGCGCCTGCAGCTGCTGTTGCAGCAGGGCAAGTCGATTTTGCTGACCACCCATTTCATGGACGAGGCCGAGCGCCTGTGCAACCGCCTGCTGGTGGTGGACCACGGCAAAAAAATCGCCGAAGGCGCACCGCGCGACCTGATCCGCCAGCATCTGGAGCCCGATGTAGTCGAGGTGTTTGGCAACGGTGCGCTGGCGCTGGTGGATGCGCCGCTCAAAGCCTATGCGGCGCGGGTTGAGGTCAGTGGTGAAACCGTGTTTTTCTACACCGCCGATGCCAAACCCTTGCTGGCCGCGCTCGCCGCCCACCCGCAGTTGCGCACCCTGCACCGCCCAGCCAATCTGGAGGACTTGTTCCTCAAGCTGACCGGCCGCCAAATCCGTGAGGACGCTTGA
- the purT gene encoding formate-dependent phosphoribosylglycinamide formyltransferase, whose protein sequence is MTTLGTPLSPHATKVMLLGSGELGKEVLIALQRLGVETIAVDRYDNAPGQQVAHHSRTITMSDPAMLRALIEEEKPDLVVPEIEAIATPMLEVLEATGTVRVIPTARATRLTMDREGIRRLAAETLGLPTSPYQFCDSLAELQAAIDAGIGYPCIVKPVMSSSGKGQSKISGPADVAKAWDHAMAGGRVSHGRVIVEGFIDFDYEITLLTVRAKGADGQIGTHFCEPVGHIQVNGDYVESWQPHPMSTLALAKAQQIAKAVTDDLGVGLDGQSSGLGLFGVELFVKGDQVWFSEVSPRPHDTGLVTLTTQVQSEFELHARAILGLPVNTTLRSPGASAVIYGGVDAQGVVFDGVDEALRVPNTDLRLFGKPESFTKRRMGVALAFDADVEVARTHAKLAASKVKPRVA, encoded by the coding sequence ATGACCACCCTCGGCACCCCGCTATCCCCCCACGCCACCAAAGTTATGCTGCTGGGCAGTGGTGAACTGGGCAAAGAGGTGCTGATTGCGCTGCAGCGCCTGGGGGTGGAGACCATCGCGGTGGACCGCTACGACAACGCACCTGGCCAGCAAGTGGCACACCACAGCCGCACCATCACCATGAGTGACCCGGCCATGCTGCGTGCGCTGATCGAGGAAGAAAAGCCCGACCTGGTGGTACCCGAGATCGAGGCGATTGCCACACCGATGCTCGAAGTGCTGGAAGCCACCGGCACGGTGCGTGTCATCCCCACCGCCCGAGCCACCCGCCTGACGATGGACCGTGAAGGCATCCGCCGCCTGGCCGCCGAAACCCTGGGCCTGCCAACTAGCCCCTACCAATTCTGCGACTCGCTGGCCGAGTTGCAGGCCGCCATCGACGCGGGCATTGGTTACCCCTGCATCGTCAAGCCGGTGATGAGCAGCTCCGGCAAGGGCCAGAGCAAGATCAGCGGCCCGGCCGATGTGGCCAAAGCCTGGGACCACGCCATGGCCGGTGGGCGCGTCAGCCATGGCCGCGTCATCGTCGAAGGTTTCATCGACTTTGACTACGAGATAACTTTGCTGACGGTGCGCGCCAAGGGTGCCGACGGCCAGATCGGCACCCATTTTTGCGAACCGGTGGGCCACATCCAGGTCAACGGCGACTATGTCGAGAGCTGGCAACCGCACCCGATGAGCACTCTGGCATTGGCCAAAGCACAGCAGATCGCCAAAGCCGTCACCGACGATTTGGGCGTGGGGCTGGACGGCCAGTCTTCCGGCCTGGGCCTGTTCGGGGTCGAGCTGTTTGTCAAAGGTGACCAGGTCTGGTTCAGCGAAGTGTCACCACGCCCACACGACACCGGCCTGGTGACATTGACCACCCAGGTGCAAAGTGAATTCGAGTTGCATGCCCGCGCGATCCTGGGCCTGCCAGTCAACACCACCCTGCGCAGTCCCGGCGCCAGCGCGGTGATCTACGGTGGCGTCGACGCCCAGGGCGTGGTGTTTGACGGTGTGGACGAAGCCCTGCGGGTGCCCAACACCGACCTGCGCCTGTTTGGCAAACCCGAGAGCTTCACCAAACGCCGCATGGGTGTGGCGCTGGCTTTTGATGCCGATGTCGAAGTGGCACGCACCCACGCCAAGCTGGCGGCGTCCAAGGTCAAGCCACGGGTGGCGTGA